In Xylanibacter ruminicola 23, a single genomic region encodes these proteins:
- a CDS encoding polyketide cyclase: MGLFGGESKFESSVKLVPYSQQAVYNNISDLTNLEKVRDRVPEDKVQGFSFDADTVSLNVAPVGELKLRICDREEPKCVKFETVQSPVPFNVWVQVLPVDENSSKMKVTVKAELNPFIKSMVEKPLQEGVEKIAEALAMVHYE; encoded by the coding sequence ATGGGATTATTCGGAGGAGAAAGTAAGTTTGAGAGCAGCGTGAAGCTGGTTCCTTACTCGCAGCAGGCTGTTTACAACAATATCAGCGATCTGACCAATCTGGAGAAGGTACGCGACCGTGTGCCCGAGGATAAGGTACAGGGATTTAGTTTTGATGCCGACACCGTGAGCCTTAATGTGGCTCCTGTAGGCGAACTGAAACTGCGTATCTGCGATCGCGAAGAGCCTAAGTGCGTAAAGTTCGAAACGGTTCAGAGTCCCGTTCCCTTCAACGTATGGGTACAGGTGCTGCCTGTAGATGAGAACTCATCGAAAATGAAGGTAACGGTAAAGGCCGAATTGAACCCATTTATCAAAAGCATGGTAGAGAAACCTTTGCAGGAAGGCGTTGAGAAGATTGCCGAGGCCCTTGCAATGGTACACTACGAATAA
- a CDS encoding regulatory protein RecX encodes MTKEKTEQEAYLQLAAACAQAEHCEQEMRDKMKRWGMAPEAQNRVVERLTKERYIDNERYARAFVKDKVRYNKWGRRKVQQALWMKRIDDDIQQRVLDEIDDEEYLKVLVPLLKQKRKSIKAANDYELNQKLVRFALSRGFDYGIIRQCLDVDEEMDIDDEMD; translated from the coding sequence ATGACAAAGGAGAAAACAGAACAAGAGGCTTACCTGCAGTTAGCGGCTGCCTGTGCACAGGCCGAACACTGCGAGCAGGAGATGCGTGATAAGATGAAGCGTTGGGGAATGGCTCCTGAGGCGCAGAACCGTGTGGTAGAGCGTCTTACCAAAGAGCGCTATATTGATAATGAACGTTATGCCCGTGCTTTTGTAAAAGATAAGGTGCGCTATAACAAGTGGGGTCGACGCAAGGTGCAGCAGGCACTCTGGATGAAGCGTATAGATGATGATATACAGCAGCGGGTGCTCGATGAAATCGACGATGAGGAGTACCTGAAGGTGCTGGTGCCGCTGTTGAAACAGAAACGCAAAAGCATTAAAGCCGCCAACGATTATGAGTTGAATCAGAAACTGGTTCGCTTCGCCTTGAGTCGTGGCTTCGACTATGGTATCATTCGTCAATGCCTGGATGTTGACGAAGAGATGGATATTGACGATGAAATGGATTAG
- a CDS encoding ComF family protein has protein sequence MKWISIWRRLLDFISPRTCVICGRRLSATEEVLCMKCHFHLPRTGFWLDPYDNEMAKSFWHLIPIERAAAYFYYEAHSDTANMIYQLKYKDHPEVGVILGRMLAKEMQGAGFFDGIDGIVPVPLAKKRLRQRGYNQSDAIAQGISEITGLPVLTDVVRRVDFVESQTKKSRWSRAENVEQMFALNQIPAGAKHLLVIDDVVTTGATVTACAKQIALNGGIKISVLALGYTKR, from the coding sequence ATGAAATGGATTAGTATCTGGCGACGATTACTGGATTTTATTTCGCCACGCACTTGTGTGATATGCGGTCGCCGACTGTCGGCTACCGAAGAGGTGCTTTGCATGAAATGTCACTTTCATCTGCCTCGTACCGGTTTTTGGCTTGATCCCTATGATAATGAGATGGCGAAAAGCTTCTGGCATCTAATTCCTATCGAGCGTGCTGCCGCCTATTTTTACTACGAAGCCCATTCTGATACCGCCAACATGATCTACCAGCTTAAATACAAGGATCACCCCGAGGTAGGTGTGATTCTTGGACGTATGTTGGCTAAAGAGATGCAAGGCGCGGGATTCTTCGATGGAATCGATGGCATAGTACCTGTACCATTGGCTAAGAAACGTTTGCGCCAGCGTGGTTATAACCAGAGCGATGCTATTGCTCAAGGTATCAGCGAGATTACAGGTTTGCCTGTTTTGACCGATGTGGTGCGGCGTGTGGATTTTGTGGAGAGTCAGACCAAGAAAAGCAGATGGAGCCGTGCTGAGAATGTGGAACAGATGTTTGCGCTGAACCAGATTCCTGCAGGGGCAAAACACCTGCTGGTGATTGACGATGTGGTGACTACAGGCGCTACTGTAACCGCTTGTGCTAAGCAAATAGCCCTGAATGGTGGCATAAAGATAAGTGTTCTGGCACTTGGCTATACAAAAAGATAG
- a CDS encoding family 16 glycosylhydrolase, with amino-acid sequence MRKVLLSLLLGMLAVPLVAQEYQLVFADEFDGNGRPDSTIWGYEQGFVRNHEAQWYQADNAYLHNGMLVIEARQETGREGIPYTSASLNTKGKYSFLYGRLEVCARIPTAGGTWPAIWTLGNDMPWPSCGEIDLMEYYRINGVPHILANACWGNDQPYKAVWNSKKTPFTHFTEKDPAWAQHFHIWRMDWDEMAIRLYLDDELLNEIPLSSTQNGKIGQYTNPFNRPQYILLNLALGGDNGGTIDNAAFPMRYEIDYVRVYQKK; translated from the coding sequence ATGAGAAAGGTTTTACTGTCGTTGCTGCTTGGTATGCTTGCTGTGCCCCTTGTGGCACAGGAGTATCAGCTGGTTTTTGCCGATGAGTTTGATGGTAACGGGCGCCCTGATAGCACCATCTGGGGCTATGAGCAGGGATTTGTGCGTAACCACGAAGCTCAGTGGTATCAGGCAGATAATGCCTACCTGCACAATGGTATGCTGGTGATTGAGGCTCGCCAGGAAACTGGTCGTGAGGGTATTCCCTATACATCGGCCAGTTTAAATACCAAAGGTAAGTACAGTTTCCTGTACGGACGACTGGAGGTTTGCGCCCGCATCCCAACCGCTGGTGGTACCTGGCCTGCCATCTGGACGTTAGGCAACGACATGCCTTGGCCCTCGTGTGGCGAGATTGATTTGATGGAGTATTACCGTATCAATGGAGTGCCTCATATCTTAGCCAATGCCTGTTGGGGTAACGACCAGCCTTACAAGGCTGTGTGGAATAGCAAGAAAACACCGTTTACCCATTTTACAGAGAAAGACCCTGCATGGGCCCAGCATTTTCATATATGGCGTATGGACTGGGACGAAATGGCTATCCGACTTTATCTGGATGATGAGCTGCTGAACGAGATTCCTCTCAGTAGCACGCAGAACGGTAAGATTGGCCAATATACCAATCCCTTCAACCGTCCGCAGTATATCCTTCTGAACCTGGCCTTAGGTGGCGATAATGGTGGTACCATCGATAACGCTGCCTTCCCTATGCGTTACGAGATTGATTATGTACGTGTGTACCAGAAAAAATAA
- a CDS encoding TlpA disulfide reductase family protein, which yields MKQTCLLALVAAFLLCSCGDGQKKFKIEGSFKGFNQGELYVYGLNGAQKLDTIGVSRGEFTYKADITEPTTLIVVFPNFSEIPVFAEPGVTITMEGDAVHLKETEVKGTNINKEMTAFRLKTSAMMPPGVKGTATQYIYERPESPICTYLLTKYFVMVPNPDYDNIQKLGNMIMKAQPDNKEVAALLKKLGALRAVKQGAHLPSFSAKGLKGEIVSSADLNAKVNVISLWASWNYESMSIQGLLARLQRENPGKLKVVSISVDGSVKDCQQIVNRDSVRWSTVCDGRMWESPILQQLGMTYLPDNIVIDGQGKIVGRTLDYQKLNDKIKELIE from the coding sequence ATGAAACAGACGTGTCTCCTTGCTCTTGTAGCAGCATTCTTACTGTGTTCTTGTGGCGATGGCCAGAAGAAGTTTAAGATAGAGGGCAGTTTTAAGGGCTTCAATCAAGGAGAACTCTACGTCTATGGGCTTAATGGCGCCCAAAAACTGGATACCATCGGAGTGAGTAGGGGTGAGTTTACCTACAAGGCCGACATCACCGAACCTACTACACTCATCGTGGTGTTCCCTAACTTCTCTGAGATTCCTGTGTTTGCTGAGCCTGGCGTTACCATCACTATGGAAGGCGACGCTGTGCACCTGAAGGAAACCGAAGTTAAGGGCACCAATATCAACAAAGAAATGACGGCATTCCGCCTGAAGACCAGTGCGATGATGCCACCAGGTGTAAAAGGCACGGCCACGCAGTACATTTACGAGCGTCCTGAGTCGCCTATCTGCACCTATCTGCTTACCAAATATTTTGTAATGGTACCTAACCCCGACTATGATAATATTCAGAAGTTGGGTAATATGATTATGAAGGCCCAGCCCGATAATAAGGAGGTGGCTGCCCTCTTGAAGAAGTTAGGTGCCTTACGCGCCGTGAAACAGGGCGCACATCTGCCTTCGTTCTCGGCCAAAGGATTGAAAGGCGAGATAGTATCGTCGGCCGACTTGAATGCCAAGGTAAATGTAATCAGTCTCTGGGCCTCGTGGAACTACGAGAGTATGAGCATTCAGGGACTGTTGGCACGCCTACAGCGCGAAAACCCAGGCAAGCTGAAGGTAGTGAGCATCAGCGTGGATGGCAGCGTAAAGGACTGTCAGCAAATTGTGAATCGCGACTCCGTTAGATGGAGCACCGTTTGCGATGGGCGCATGTGGGAATCGCCAATCCTGCAACAGTTGGGTATGACTTATCTGCCTGACAACATTGTGATAGACGGTCAAGGAAAGATAGTAGGCCGTACGTTGGATTATCAAAAACTTAACGATAAAATCAAGGAATTAATCGAATAG
- the pyrE gene encoding orotate phosphoribosyltransferase, whose amino-acid sequence MEIKNQFAQKLMEIQAIKLQPNDPFTWASGWKSPIYTDNRKTLSFPRLRSFVKLELCHAIQENFPEAEAVAGVATGAIAQGALVAEELGLPYSYVRPKPKDHGMGNQVEGEIKKGAKVVVVEDLISTGGSSLKAVQALRDYGVEVIGMVASFTYGFPVAEKAFAEAGVKLITLSNYEAVIEEAAKTGYIKEEDKAVLAEWRKSPDTWKQD is encoded by the coding sequence ATGGAAATCAAGAATCAATTTGCCCAGAAACTGATGGAGATTCAGGCCATCAAGTTGCAGCCAAACGACCCGTTTACATGGGCTTCGGGTTGGAAGTCACCTATTTATACTGATAATCGTAAGACGCTCTCGTTCCCACGTCTGCGTTCGTTTGTAAAGCTGGAGCTCTGTCATGCTATTCAGGAGAACTTCCCTGAGGCTGAGGCTGTTGCAGGTGTGGCCACTGGTGCTATTGCACAGGGTGCACTCGTAGCCGAGGAGCTGGGCTTGCCATACAGCTATGTTCGTCCAAAGCCAAAAGATCATGGTATGGGCAACCAGGTAGAAGGCGAGATTAAGAAAGGTGCCAAGGTGGTTGTAGTAGAGGATTTGATTTCTACTGGCGGGAGCAGTCTGAAGGCTGTTCAGGCACTGCGCGACTATGGTGTTGAGGTGATTGGTATGGTAGCTTCGTTTACCTACGGATTCCCTGTAGCTGAGAAGGCTTTTGCCGAGGCTGGCGTGAAACTGATTACACTGAGCAACTATGAGGCAGTGATTGAAGAGGCTGCCAAGACTGGTTATATTAAGGAAGAGGACAAGGCCGTTCTGGCTGAGTGGCGTAAGAGTCCTGATACCTGGAAACAGGATTAA
- a CDS encoding HAD family hydrolase, producing the protein MKIDVRNLRVIAFDADDTLWDCQSHFEEVEKHLYDLIAPYCDDPAHELFVTESGNMADLGYGCKAFTISIIETALRVGGAHLSHTQLAELLAHSKQLLHLPATPLPEVEETLQRLQAYPYRLVVFTKGELQDQENKLYRSYLDKYFSHVEITSNKTETEFSQLCERLEVQPSQFLMVGNSLKSDIAPALNIGAWAIHIPFHVTWQLEHSEDIVHPRLTKITHFNEILKLL; encoded by the coding sequence ATGAAGATAGACGTTAGAAATCTCCGTGTGATAGCTTTCGACGCCGATGATACCTTGTGGGATTGTCAGAGTCATTTCGAGGAAGTAGAGAAACATCTCTACGACCTGATTGCGCCTTATTGCGACGACCCTGCCCACGAGTTGTTTGTTACCGAATCGGGAAATATGGCCGATTTGGGCTATGGCTGCAAGGCTTTCACTATTTCGATTATAGAAACAGCGCTCCGTGTTGGTGGCGCACATTTATCACATACCCAACTGGCTGAGTTGCTGGCGCACAGCAAGCAGCTGTTGCATCTGCCTGCCACACCGTTGCCTGAGGTAGAGGAAACATTGCAGCGTTTGCAGGCCTATCCCTATCGTCTTGTGGTGTTTACCAAAGGCGAGTTGCAGGATCAGGAGAATAAGCTGTATCGCAGCTATCTGGATAAGTATTTCTCACATGTAGAAATCACCAGCAATAAAACCGAAACAGAGTTCTCGCAGCTCTGTGAGCGTCTGGAGGTTCAGCCCTCACAGTTCCTTATGGTGGGTAACTCGCTGAAGAGCGACATCGCTCCTGCACTCAATATCGGTGCCTGGGCCATTCATATCCCCTTCCACGTTACCTGGCAGTTGGAGCACTCTGAGGATATCGTGCATCCACGACTGACAAAGATTACCCATTTCAACGAAATATTGAAGCTATTATGA
- a CDS encoding tetratricopeptide repeat protein, whose product MQKKEILLLSAATLMMFTSCSKLGELSADNFTVTPNPLETQKGAVPATINGHFPEKYMKKKAVVTVVPELRYSNGVVEKGTTATFQGESVRGNDQTINYKMGGNYTMKTSFAYAGDNKAEMFLTFDARIGNKKMEVPAVKVADGVIATSELYKQTILTTQAAVAPDAYQRITKKKLDANIKFLIQQAKLRKSELKNNSVKEFVRMLKQINNDREKLNLDNIEVSAYASPDGGFSINDKLAGERQKVSEKYVNQELKKIKLDAPVDAKYTAQDWEGFQELVKASNIQDKEVILRVLSMYKDPQEREQQIKNISTAFRELADGVLPELRRARLTINYETIGRSDEQILEQLQDDATKLSIEEILYGATLKTNADEKKQVYMTAAKVYPNDYRAYNNLATIEYQQGNYEAAKQYLQKATNVPEANANLGLLALKDGDVATAERYIAAATDANGLAEIMGNLNLAKGNYAQAEENFAEVYSNSAVLAQILNHDYVSAAVTLKYIKNPDAVSEYLKALMSARMGNNADAAEALKEAIKKDPAFAKYAANDIELKNIEK is encoded by the coding sequence ATGCAAAAAAAAGAAATTCTATTACTGTCAGCAGCTACGCTGATGATGTTTACATCGTGTTCAAAACTTGGCGAATTATCAGCAGATAACTTCACCGTAACACCAAATCCACTCGAGACTCAAAAAGGTGCCGTTCCTGCAACTATCAACGGCCATTTCCCCGAGAAGTATATGAAAAAGAAGGCTGTAGTTACAGTCGTGCCCGAACTGCGCTATTCAAATGGTGTGGTTGAGAAGGGTACCACCGCCACTTTCCAGGGCGAGAGCGTGCGTGGTAACGACCAGACCATCAACTACAAGATGGGTGGTAACTACACCATGAAGACCAGCTTTGCTTACGCTGGCGACAACAAGGCTGAGATGTTCCTTACATTCGATGCCCGCATTGGTAACAAGAAGATGGAGGTGCCTGCCGTTAAGGTGGCCGATGGCGTTATCGCTACCTCTGAGCTCTACAAGCAGACTATCCTGACCACTCAGGCTGCTGTGGCTCCCGATGCTTATCAGCGTATCACCAAGAAGAAGTTGGATGCTAACATTAAGTTCCTCATCCAGCAGGCTAAGCTGCGCAAGAGCGAGCTCAAGAATAACTCGGTTAAGGAGTTTGTTCGTATGCTCAAGCAGATTAACAACGATCGCGAGAAGCTGAATCTCGACAACATCGAGGTATCGGCCTATGCTTCACCTGATGGTGGTTTCAGCATTAACGATAAGCTGGCTGGCGAGCGTCAGAAGGTTTCTGAGAAGTATGTAAACCAGGAGCTCAAGAAGATTAAGCTCGATGCTCCTGTTGATGCTAAGTACACCGCTCAGGACTGGGAGGGATTCCAGGAGTTGGTAAAGGCTAGCAACATCCAGGATAAGGAGGTTATCCTGCGCGTGCTCTCTATGTATAAGGATCCACAGGAGCGTGAGCAGCAGATCAAGAATATCTCAACTGCTTTCCGCGAGTTGGCTGATGGCGTTCTGCCTGAACTGCGTCGTGCCCGTCTCACTATCAACTACGAGACAATCGGACGTAGCGACGAGCAGATTCTGGAGCAGCTCCAGGACGATGCTACCAAGCTGAGCATCGAGGAGATTCTGTATGGTGCTACTCTGAAGACTAATGCCGATGAGAAGAAGCAGGTTTACATGACTGCCGCTAAGGTTTATCCTAACGACTATCGTGCTTACAACAACCTGGCTACCATCGAGTACCAGCAGGGTAACTACGAGGCTGCCAAGCAGTATCTGCAGAAGGCAACAAACGTTCCTGAGGCTAATGCAAACCTTGGACTTCTGGCTCTGAAGGATGGCGACGTAGCTACTGCTGAGCGTTATATCGCTGCTGCTACCGATGCTAACGGACTGGCTGAGATTATGGGTAACCTGAACCTGGCTAAGGGTAACTATGCTCAGGCTGAGGAGAACTTTGCAGAGGTTTACTCAAACAGCGCTGTGCTGGCTCAGATCCTGAACCACGATTACGTATCGGCTGCTGTTACTCTGAAGTACATCAAGAACCCTGATGCTGTGTCAGAGTATCTGAAGGCGCTGATGAGTGCCCGTATGGGTAACAATGCCGATGCTGCCGAGGCACTGAAGGAGGCTATCAAGAAGGATCCTGCTTTTGCTAAGTATGCAGCTAACGATATCGAACTGAAGAATATTGAGAAATAA
- a CDS encoding YifB family Mg chelatase-like AAA ATPase, with translation MLVKTYSAAVTALEATTITIEVNLARGTSFHLSGLADTAVKESYDRIRAAIENIGYKSPTADLTINMSPADIRKEGSGYDLPLAIGILAAYSKVAEDALKDYMMVGELGLDGKLKPVSGVLSVAIRARKEKFKGLIVPKENVREAAVVNQLEVYGMENIADVIAFLNGAENCEPTIIDTRKEFYDHQYAFDLDFADVRGQESVKRALEVAAAGGHNVILIGPPGSGKSMMAKRLPSILPPLSLAESLETTQIHSVAGILPSGTSLISQRPFRSPHHTISQVAMTGGTQKAQPGEVSLAHNGVLFCDELPEFSRATLEVLRQPLEDRKITISRAKYTIEYPCSFMFVASMNPCPCGYYGDPTHHCVCTPGQIQRYMNRISGPLLDRMDLHIEVPVVPFNQLSQMQQGEPSEVIRARVIAARKCQEERFKAFKGVYCNAQMSERMIHQFCEPDEASLNMLRMAMERLHLSARAYNRILKVARTIADIEGTERVQSHHIAEAIGYRNLDRGDWSER, from the coding sequence ATGCTTGTTAAAACCTATAGTGCAGCCGTTACCGCACTCGAAGCAACCACCATAACCATCGAGGTTAATCTGGCAAGAGGCACTTCGTTCCACTTGTCTGGCTTGGCCGACACCGCAGTAAAAGAGAGTTACGACCGTATTCGCGCAGCTATCGAGAATATTGGTTATAAATCCCCAACAGCCGATTTGACAATTAATATGAGTCCTGCCGATATCCGTAAAGAGGGTAGTGGCTACGATTTGCCATTGGCTATTGGTATATTGGCTGCCTACAGCAAGGTAGCAGAAGATGCACTGAAGGATTATATGATGGTAGGCGAGCTGGGCCTGGATGGCAAACTGAAACCCGTAAGCGGTGTGCTGTCGGTAGCCATCCGTGCACGCAAAGAGAAGTTTAAGGGCTTGATAGTTCCCAAGGAGAATGTGCGCGAAGCGGCTGTGGTAAACCAGCTTGAGGTGTACGGCATGGAGAATATCGCTGATGTGATTGCCTTTTTGAATGGTGCCGAGAATTGCGAACCTACCATTATTGATACACGTAAGGAGTTTTACGACCACCAGTACGCCTTTGATCTCGACTTTGCCGATGTGCGTGGTCAGGAAAGCGTAAAGCGTGCTTTGGAGGTGGCTGCTGCTGGTGGACATAATGTGATACTGATTGGTCCCCCAGGAAGCGGTAAGTCGATGATGGCTAAACGTTTGCCAAGTATCCTGCCCCCATTGTCGTTGGCCGAGAGTTTGGAAACTACTCAGATACACTCTGTAGCAGGCATCCTGCCCAGTGGAACCTCGTTGATTTCGCAGCGCCCTTTCCGCAGTCCGCACCACACTATTTCGCAGGTGGCCATGACGGGTGGTACGCAGAAAGCGCAGCCTGGTGAGGTGAGTCTGGCCCATAACGGGGTGCTCTTTTGTGATGAGCTACCTGAATTCTCGCGTGCTACGCTCGAGGTTCTACGCCAACCATTGGAGGATAGAAAGATTACCATCAGTCGTGCTAAATATACCATCGAGTACCCCTGCTCGTTTATGTTTGTGGCCTCGATGAATCCCTGCCCTTGTGGCTATTATGGCGACCCAACGCACCATTGTGTATGTACGCCAGGACAGATACAACGTTATATGAACCGCATTTCCGGTCCGCTTCTCGACAGAATGGACCTGCATATTGAAGTGCCGGTAGTTCCCTTCAACCAGCTGTCGCAGATGCAGCAGGGCGAGCCCAGCGAGGTGATTCGTGCCCGTGTGATTGCCGCCCGTAAGTGTCAGGAAGAGCGATTTAAGGCGTTCAAGGGTGTATATTGCAATGCGCAGATGTCGGAGCGCATGATTCACCAGTTCTGTGAGCCTGACGAGGCCAGTCTGAATATGCTCCGCATGGCTATGGAGCGCCTGCATCTGAGTGCGCGTGCCTACAACCGCATTCTGAAGGTGGCACGTACCATTGCCGATATCGAAGGTACAGAGCGCGTGCAGAGTCACCATATTGCTGAGGCTATCGGCTATCGCAATCTGGATCGTGGCGATTGGAGCGAACGATGA
- the argH gene encoding argininosuccinate lyase — protein sequence MKLWEKNFEVNKEIERFTVGRDREMDLYLAKYDVLGSMAHITMLESIGLLEKDELTQLLAELKNIYHLAERGEFVIEDDVEDVHSQVEMLLTRKLGDMGKKIHSGRSRNDQVLVDLKLFTRHELMEIADEVKSLFDELIQKSNQYKDVLMPGYTHLQIAMPSSFGLWFGAYAESLADDMLFLQAAYKMTNRNPLGSAAGYGSSFPLNRTMTTNLLGFDSMDYNVVYAQMGRGKMERNVGFAIATIAGTIAKMAFDACLFNSQNFSFVKLPKECTTGSSIMPHKKNPDVFELIRAKSNKLQSLPQQIMLMMNNLPVGYFRDLQIIKEVFLPAFGELKDCLQMCAYIINKIEVNEHILDNPMYDPMFSVEEVNRLAANGMPFRDAYKKVGLDIEAGQFKASHDIHHTHEGSIGNLCNDQIQALMEQTLKGFNFERMTEAEKKLLA from the coding sequence ATGAAACTCTGGGAAAAGAATTTTGAAGTCAACAAGGAGATAGAGCGCTTTACCGTTGGTCGCGACCGCGAGATGGATCTCTATCTGGCTAAGTACGACGTGCTGGGCTCTATGGCCCACATCACCATGTTGGAAAGCATCGGACTGCTGGAGAAGGACGAACTGACCCAGCTGCTGGCCGAGCTGAAGAACATCTATCACCTGGCTGAGCGTGGTGAGTTTGTGATTGAAGACGATGTGGAGGATGTACACTCGCAGGTTGAGATGCTGCTGACACGTAAGTTGGGCGATATGGGTAAGAAGATTCACTCAGGTCGCTCGCGTAACGATCAGGTGCTGGTAGATCTGAAGTTGTTTACACGTCATGAGTTGATGGAGATTGCCGACGAGGTGAAAAGTCTTTTCGATGAGCTCATCCAGAAGAGTAATCAGTACAAGGATGTGCTGATGCCTGGCTATACCCATCTGCAGATTGCCATGCCATCAAGCTTTGGCTTGTGGTTTGGTGCTTATGCCGAGAGTTTGGCCGATGATATGCTGTTCCTGCAGGCTGCCTATAAGATGACCAACCGCAATCCCTTGGGTAGTGCTGCTGGCTATGGCAGTTCGTTCCCCTTGAACCGTACGATGACCACCAATCTGTTGGGCTTCGACTCGATGGATTATAATGTGGTATATGCCCAGATGGGACGCGGAAAGATGGAGCGTAACGTAGGTTTTGCCATCGCTACTATTGCAGGAACTATCGCTAAGATGGCGTTCGATGCCTGCTTGTTCAACTCGCAGAACTTCTCGTTCGTTAAGTTGCCCAAGGAGTGTACCACAGGTTCGAGCATCATGCCGCACAAGAAGAATCCTGATGTGTTTGAGCTGATCCGTGCCAAGTCGAACAAGCTGCAGTCGCTGCCCCAGCAGATTATGCTGATGATGAACAACCTGCCTGTAGGTTACTTCCGCGATCTGCAGATTATCAAGGAGGTGTTCCTGCCTGCCTTTGGCGAACTGAAGGACTGTCTGCAGATGTGCGCATACATTATTAATAAGATTGAGGTTAACGAGCATATTCTTGATAACCCCATGTACGATCCGATGTTCTCGGTTGAGGAGGTGAACCGCTTGGCTGCTAATGGCATGCCATTCCGCGATGCCTATAAAAAGGTCGGTCTTGATATCGAGGCAGGTCAGTTTAAGGCCAGTCATGATATCCACCACACCCACGAGGGTAGCATCGGCAATCTGTGCAACGACCAGATTCAGGCTTTGATGGAGCAGACGCTGAAGGGCTTTAACTTTGAGCGTATGACCGAGGCCGAAAAGAAACTGTTGGCATGA
- a CDS encoding Fur family transcriptional regulator, with translation MDTKNYEQLLLEHGIKPTANRITVVKALEASMLPQSMAELQNRIDTIDKSGIFRTLQLFREHHLVHVIDGAVDGQRFELCHSHHDDHDDDVHPHFYCEQCQQTYCLDGVMMPKVELPEGFEAHTSNYIIKGTCPHCKK, from the coding sequence ATGGATACTAAGAATTACGAACAACTGCTTTTAGAGCATGGCATCAAGCCCACCGCCAACCGTATTACGGTGGTAAAGGCGCTCGAAGCTTCCATGCTGCCACAATCCATGGCCGAGCTGCAGAACCGAATCGATACAATCGATAAATCGGGCATTTTCCGTACGCTGCAGCTTTTCCGTGAGCACCATCTGGTGCATGTGATTGATGGCGCTGTGGATGGTCAGCGTTTTGAGCTCTGCCATAGTCATCACGACGATCACGATGATGATGTGCACCCCCACTTCTACTGTGAGCAGTGCCAGCAGACCTACTGTCTGGATGGCGTTATGATGCCTAAGGTAGAACTGCCCGAGGGCTTTGAGGCCCATACATCTAATTATATTATTAAAGGAACTTGTCCACATTGTAAGAAATGA
- a CDS encoding acyl-CoA thioesterase, protein MMNYIFETRMEVRDYECDIEGIVNNANYLHYAEHTRHLFLRSLGVSFAALHEQGIDAVVARMNLQYKTPLRCDDEFISRLSLTKEGIKYVFHQAIYRASDEKLSWKGDIELVCLVNGRLANSPEYDEAFKDFI, encoded by the coding sequence ATTATGAACTATATTTTCGAAACCCGCATGGAGGTGCGCGATTACGAGTGCGATATCGAGGGCATCGTAAACAATGCCAACTATCTGCACTATGCTGAGCACACCCGTCACCTGTTTCTTCGCAGTCTGGGCGTTAGCTTTGCTGCGTTGCACGAGCAGGGTATCGATGCCGTTGTGGCTCGTATGAACTTGCAGTATAAGACGCCACTCCGATGCGACGATGAGTTTATCTCACGCCTCTCGCTCACCAAGGAGGGCATCAAGTACGTATTCCATCAGGCCATCTATCGTGCCAGCGATGAGAAGCTGTCGTGGAAAGGCGATATCGAGCTTGTATGCCTGGTAAACGGTCGCCTGGCCAATAGTCCTGAGTACGACGAGGCTTTCAAAGACTTTATTTAA